One Brevinematia bacterium DNA window includes the following coding sequences:
- the scpB gene encoding SMC-Scp complex subunit ScpB — translation MNPEGLVESVLFLSGKKVKKEFLDSLLKKHFGVADIENTIRNLNTRYQNLHSGLEIISTDNYVEMVTSKLYHNILKEIFPPQDDDTELTDALLETLTIIAYKQPIEKTEIDRIRGVSSSRAISTLLEKGFIKPVSNSNISDRISYITTDRFLDYFGIKSISELPDIEEIKSSLSK, via the coding sequence ATGAATCCTGAAGGACTTGTAGAATCAGTCCTATTTTTAAGCGGTAAAAAGGTAAAAAAAGAATTTCTAGACTCCTTACTAAAAAAGCACTTTGGAGTTGCTGATATAGAAAACACTATAAGGAATCTAAACACTCGCTATCAAAATCTACACTCAGGTTTAGAAATAATATCAACTGATAACTACGTTGAAATGGTGACATCAAAGCTTTACCACAACATTCTAAAGGAAATCTTCCCTCCACAAGACGATGACACTGAATTGACAGATGCTCTGCTTGAAACTCTAACGATAATAGCTTACAAACAGCCCATTGAGAAAACGGAAATAGACAGAATAAGAGGTGTTTCCTCAAGTAGAGCAATATCAACCCTTCTGGAAAAAGGATTTATAAAGCCTGTAAGCAATTCTAACATCTCTGATAGAATTAGCTACATTACCACAGATAGATTTTTAGATTACTTTGGTATAAAGAGCATCTCTGAACTACCTGATATTGAGGAAATAAAATCTTCCTTATCAAAGTGA